One Drosophila willistoni isolate 14030-0811.24 chromosome 2R unlocalized genomic scaffold, UCI_dwil_1.1 Seg167, whole genome shotgun sequence DNA segment encodes these proteins:
- the LOC6643824 gene encoding alpha-(1,3)-fucosyltransferase B isoform X1, which translates to MRPWRNRHLSIALHLIIWLTILVICWNIFRAGDKPRKDKAKDKPTEVLWWSSAMSWSYDEIRTCGIHKCRFTNNRQRLSQAMAVLFYGSNMKMHDFPLPRLPQHIWALLHEESPRNVPFVPFNEFLRHFNYTSTFSRHSDLPLTTQYLPGVSELTTMKYFNDFYTKSFHFTHVIFLQSDCDTMSGREDYVKELIRHIRVDSYGKCLHNKDLPPSLQEDYLNRMYSTELLNFFKHYKFMIAIENGICNDYITEKFWRPLVAGVIPIYFGSPTIKDWQPQNKSAIYVDDFPNAAALAEYLLFLADNQTEYDSYRQHKLNSANNIDNKRLIENIMTRYYQIDETQKEGSSLFQKFECAMCQRLASSEKYKSADVRHYECPLPPIHAPLSNKQEPHHAEDWRSMMEVGRCQAQLLDNFFQANRSFTQEQFEQKLYEC; encoded by the exons ATGCGTCCCTGGCGAAATCGTCACCTTTCAATAGCGCTCCATCTCATCATTTGGCTGACCATATTAGTAATATGTTGGAACATTTTCCGCGCCGGCGACAAACCAAGAAAAGATAAGGCTAAGGATAAACCAACTGAAGTATTATGGTGGTCAAGTGCCATGTCGTGGAGCTATGATGAAATACGAACTTGTGGCATACACAAATGTCGATTCACCAacaatcgccagcggttgtcTCAAGCCATG GCTGTACTTTTCTACGGCTCAAATATGAAAATGCATGATTTTCCTTTGCCGCGTCTACCCCAACACATTTGGGCTTTGCTGCATGAGGAATCACCTAGGAATGTTCCATTTGTGCCATTCAATGAATTCCTAAGGCATTTTAATTACACATCGACTTTTAGTCGGCACAGTGATCTTCCCTTGACGACACAATATCTGCCCGGTGTTAGCGAATTGACAacaatgaaatatttcaatgatttttatacgaaatcatttcatttcacaCATGTGATTTTCCTGCAAAGTGACTGTGATACCATGTCCGGGCGAGAGGACTATGTAAAGGAACTGATTCGTCACATTCGTGTGGATTCTTATGGAAAATGTTTGCATAATAAAGATTTGCCGCCGAG CCTGCAAGAGGATTATCTAAATCGCATGTATTCCACTGAATTGCTAAACTTCTTCAAACATTACAAATTTATGATTGCCATTGAAAATGGCATTTGTAACGATTATATTACTGAAAAATTCTGGCGTCCTTTGGTTGCTGGTGTAATACCAATTTACTTTGGTTCTCCAACAATCAAA GATTGGCAACCACAAAACAAATCGGCAATTTATGTTGACGATTTTCCCAATGCCGCTGCCCTGGCCGAgtatcttttatttttggccgACAATCAAACGGAATACGATTCCTATCGTCAACACAAACTAAATAGCGCTAACAATATCGACAATAAACGTTTAATAGAAAATATAATGACCCGTTATTATCAGATTGATGAAACTCAAAAGGAAGGTTCAtcgttatttcaaaagttcgAATGTGCAATGTGCCAACGTTTGGCTAGTTCGGAGAAATACAAGTCGGCTGATGTAAGGCACTACGAGTGCCCCTTGCCACCGATTCATGCTCCATTGTCGAACAAGCAGGAACCACATCATGCAGAAGATTGGCGCTCCATGATGGAAGTCGGACGATGTCAAGCTCAATTGTTGGATAACTTCTTTCAAGCCAATCGGAGTTTCACACAAGAGCAATTTGAGCAGAAATTATatgaatgttaa
- the LOC6643824 gene encoding alpha-(1,3)-fucosyltransferase B isoform X2 has protein sequence MRPWRNRHLSIALHLIIWLTILVICWNIFRAGDKPRKDKAKDKPTEVLWWSSAMSWSYDEIRTCGIHKCRFTNNRQRLSQAMAVLFYGSNMKMHDFPLPRLPQHIWALLHEESPRNVPFVPFNEFLRHFNYTSTFSRHSDLPLTTQYLPGVSELTTMKYFNDFYTKSFHFTHVIFLQSDCDTMSGREDYVKELIRHIRVDSYGKCLHNKDLPPRIGNHKTNRQFMLTIFPMPLPWPSIFYFWPTIKRNTIPIVNTN, from the exons ATGCGTCCCTGGCGAAATCGTCACCTTTCAATAGCGCTCCATCTCATCATTTGGCTGACCATATTAGTAATATGTTGGAACATTTTCCGCGCCGGCGACAAACCAAGAAAAGATAAGGCTAAGGATAAACCAACTGAAGTATTATGGTGGTCAAGTGCCATGTCGTGGAGCTATGATGAAATACGAACTTGTGGCATACACAAATGTCGATTCACCAacaatcgccagcggttgtcTCAAGCCATG GCTGTACTTTTCTACGGCTCAAATATGAAAATGCATGATTTTCCTTTGCCGCGTCTACCCCAACACATTTGGGCTTTGCTGCATGAGGAATCACCTAGGAATGTTCCATTTGTGCCATTCAATGAATTCCTAAGGCATTTTAATTACACATCGACTTTTAGTCGGCACAGTGATCTTCCCTTGACGACACAATATCTGCCCGGTGTTAGCGAATTGACAacaatgaaatatttcaatgatttttatacgaaatcatttcatttcacaCATGTGATTTTCCTGCAAAGTGACTGTGATACCATGTCCGGGCGAGAGGACTATGTAAAGGAACTGATTCGTCACATTCGTGTGGATTCTTATGGAAAATGTTTGCATAATAAAGATTTGCCGCCGAG GATTGGCAACCACAAAACAAATCGGCAATTTATGTTGACGATTTTCCCAATGCCGCTGCCCTGGCCGAgtatcttttatttttggccgACAATCAAACGGAATACGATTCCTATCGTCAACACAAACTAA